The Pricia mediterranea genome includes a window with the following:
- a CDS encoding SusD/RagB family nutrient-binding outer membrane lipoprotein, protein MKNIFKKGIPVLFVLFGFFGCSDFDEINENPNRFTSDEVSAKFFMTELQIQLYAPNRFPYWRAQLIHADRYAGHFTFGFNGSWWNDGLGYDYNSGYTDAAYDYMAGYLGKLSGFINFVQDGGDLENEQFYAIGLIMKGLYYQMYVDTFGMAPYSEAFDPENLTPKYDELAIIYEGVISELDEAMSIIGDASVTGDGIELLTNNDLFFNGDMQKWKKLANTLKLRMALRAEGAEGASFAENAIAEAMAAPLLTTEDENALMEKDVEISQWANAAYGDVWWNFGLGSNWTVGRTLIDYLRENDDPRLTRYAQPIDGGEVVLTQAAEGEARDMFAKHAEFILQQLEDAEVPFTTTSGSKTVDGVSVDTVGVSIAPGEYYVGQPTRLNGFIYNQVKEEFFSRPADIVINPKNQGKPIFPEIVMSAAEGNFLQAEAIVKGMGAGDAQALYQEGIRQAMKMWEVPDGEIDTFLATEDIALLNGTSEENLEKIAVQLWLASYTDGFQAWAVVRDTGYPSELYNGVSDFDIFEVGTTLNGAYPQRMRYGNGAYNTNGDNTSAAVQQQGPDVQGTTLWWAKQQ, encoded by the coding sequence ATGAAAAATATATTCAAAAAAGGAATTCCGGTCCTGTTTGTTCTTTTCGGATTCTTCGGATGCTCCGACTTCGATGAGATAAACGAGAATCCCAATCGGTTTACATCAGATGAAGTCAGTGCCAAATTCTTTATGACCGAATTGCAGATTCAATTATATGCACCTAATCGATTCCCTTACTGGCGGGCACAGCTGATCCATGCAGACCGTTACGCCGGTCATTTTACCTTCGGGTTCAATGGCAGTTGGTGGAACGATGGCTTGGGATACGATTACAATTCTGGTTACACCGACGCAGCATATGATTACATGGCCGGCTACCTCGGTAAACTAAGCGGCTTTATAAATTTCGTCCAAGATGGGGGGGACCTTGAAAACGAACAGTTCTACGCTATAGGACTTATCATGAAGGGACTTTACTATCAAATGTATGTAGACACGTTTGGGATGGCCCCCTATAGCGAAGCTTTCGATCCAGAAAACCTGACCCCGAAATACGATGAACTGGCTATCATCTACGAGGGCGTTATCTCAGAATTGGATGAGGCAATGTCGATAATCGGTGACGCAAGCGTCACTGGAGACGGCATAGAGCTTTTGACCAACAACGACCTTTTTTTTAACGGAGACATGCAAAAATGGAAAAAACTGGCGAATACCCTTAAGTTAAGGATGGCTTTGCGCGCAGAGGGGGCCGAAGGTGCCAGTTTTGCCGAAAACGCTATTGCAGAGGCTATGGCAGCTCCCCTTCTGACCACGGAGGATGAAAATGCACTGATGGAGAAAGATGTGGAGATAAGTCAGTGGGCCAATGCCGCCTATGGTGATGTTTGGTGGAATTTCGGACTGGGCTCGAACTGGACCGTGGGAAGAACGCTTATCGATTATCTAAGGGAAAACGACGATCCTAGATTGACCCGATACGCCCAACCCATCGACGGGGGCGAGGTGGTCTTGACCCAGGCCGCCGAAGGTGAGGCAAGGGACATGTTTGCCAAGCACGCCGAATTTATACTGCAGCAACTTGAAGATGCAGAAGTACCATTTACCACCACCTCGGGAAGTAAAACCGTGGATGGGGTTTCCGTGGATACCGTAGGGGTGTCCATTGCCCCTGGCGAATATTATGTCGGCCAACCTACAAGGCTGAACGGGTTTATTTATAATCAAGTTAAGGAGGAATTTTTTTCTCGACCGGCCGACATTGTAATCAACCCCAAGAACCAAGGCAAGCCTATTTTCCCAGAAATAGTGATGTCCGCTGCGGAAGGCAACTTTTTGCAAGCTGAGGCAATTGTTAAAGGTATGGGAGCCGGCGACGCACAGGCCCTGTACCAAGAAGGCATCCGCCAGGCGATGAAAATGTGGGAGGTCCCCGATGGGGAAATCGATACTTTTTTGGCTACAGAAGATATCGCTCTTTTGAACGGAACCTCAGAGGAGAATTTGGAAAAAATAGCCGTTCAACTCTGGTTGGCTTCCTACACCGATGGATTCCAAGCTTGGGCCGTTGTCCGAGACACGGGCTATCCTTCCGAATTGTATAATGGAGTTTCCGATTTTGACATCTTTGAGGTCGGTACGACCTTGAACGGTGCCTATCCCCAAAGAATGCGCTACGGGAACGGAGCTTATAACACAAATGGAGATAACACCTCGGCCGCTGTCCAGCAACAGGGACCCGATGTCCAAGGCACTACATTATGGTGGGCCAAACAGCAATAA
- a CDS encoding FadR/GntR family transcriptional regulator, with translation MKTKLKNLKPVDTGSLVDKVEVRLLSFFKDNGLEPGDSIPKELEFAESLGVSRTVVREALLRLRTLGLIDSKKHKGMTLKRPDIINNFARIMDPTLLGEETLRQLFEFRLILEMGMADFLFEYKTQKDIDELEEIVDAEEAADSGKIRFTLDREFAFHGKLYQMSNNTTLQKFQDLLLPVFNYVHLEETKHIDLDEYHFTKGGFVSHRHLWENLKIGTPETFRKAMRRHLEPHFDYTFCKNNTK, from the coding sequence ATGAAGACGAAGCTAAAAAATCTAAAACCGGTAGATACAGGTTCCCTTGTCGATAAGGTGGAAGTTCGACTACTGTCTTTTTTTAAGGACAATGGCCTGGAACCAGGTGATTCGATCCCCAAGGAGCTAGAGTTTGCCGAATCTTTAGGGGTTAGTCGGACTGTTGTGCGCGAGGCGCTCCTACGATTACGGACACTGGGACTTATCGATTCCAAAAAACATAAGGGTATGACGCTCAAGCGGCCCGATATTATTAATAATTTTGCACGTATCATGGATCCTACGCTATTGGGGGAGGAAACCTTGAGACAGTTGTTCGAGTTCCGATTGATTTTGGAGATGGGTATGGCGGATTTCCTTTTCGAATACAAAACTCAAAAAGATATCGATGAGCTGGAGGAAATCGTCGATGCCGAGGAAGCCGCCGATAGCGGTAAGATACGCTTCACGTTGGACAGAGAGTTTGCGTTTCACGGTAAGCTGTACCAAATGTCGAACAACACGACGTTGCAGAAATTTCAGGATTTATTACTGCCTGTATTTAACTATGTGCACTTAGAAGAAACCAAGCATATCGATCTTGACGAATACCATTTCACCAAAGGTGGTTTTGTAAGCCACCGCCATCTGTGGGAAAACCTGAAAATCGGCACGCCCGAAACTTTCCGAAAAGCCATGCGACGGCATTTGGAGCCCCATTTTGACTATACATTTTGTAAGAACAACACCAAATAA
- a CDS encoding sialidase family protein, whose protein sequence is MFFNHLFALLISLTLLIGCKNPLTNIYGPVIVGSPPSNAFVGLVRLDSGELRHYNYGQGNVEGNPYYIRSVDNGFTWDTVPVGSRWEGADVKSPVTGEYIRLITGDEGVICARSQGGIDGSWSKKTVYRASEDEGSYIMLKPPVFIREGKRVLVGAHSSARFGCGVFYSDDDGLTWKRSQFVQAPDHRQGGVHKGYRWNHGAVEPTLIELKDGRIWMIARTAQDEHFESFSEDGGETWSQLKPSPFYGTITMPTINRLQDGRLLFIWNNTTPLPEKEDADGEWEDVFTNRDVLHAAISNDDGRTWKGFRELILNPNRNDSDYAEADQRLSLDMSVHQNQSVELPDGKVLVSLGQHKEHRKLLIFDPDWLSETSREDDFSSGLVHWSTFLYKKGIVGHCAYNREKGAELVPNPIAPDEQVLKIARTDNKELEIANQGAVWNFPALQKGRFETSVYIPEDSKGGRISLTDRWFNPSDTTAYKFAMYNFQVSQLRKSKWHTLIFEYNLTDQNPSCRVTDKRGREIATLPLNHGNRNGISYVHFISTAKHVDGDGFLIGKVKSGR, encoded by the coding sequence ATGTTTTTCAATCACCTCTTCGCACTCTTGATTTCTTTGACGCTGCTTATCGGGTGCAAAAACCCATTGACCAATATATACGGTCCCGTTATCGTCGGGTCGCCTCCTTCCAATGCCTTTGTTGGATTGGTGCGATTAGACAGTGGAGAGCTTCGCCATTACAATTACGGTCAGGGGAATGTAGAAGGGAATCCCTACTATATCCGGAGCGTAGATAACGGGTTTACATGGGATACGGTACCTGTTGGCAGTAGATGGGAAGGGGCAGATGTAAAAAGTCCGGTCACAGGAGAATACATTCGTTTGATCACGGGTGACGAAGGAGTCATTTGTGCCCGGTCACAAGGGGGCATTGATGGTAGTTGGAGCAAGAAAACAGTGTATCGGGCGAGCGAGGATGAGGGCAGCTATATCATGTTGAAGCCTCCTGTTTTTATCAGGGAGGGCAAACGCGTTCTCGTAGGTGCCCATAGTAGCGCCCGCTTCGGATGTGGGGTCTTCTATTCCGATGATGATGGACTAACCTGGAAACGTTCGCAGTTTGTGCAGGCACCGGACCATCGTCAGGGCGGGGTTCACAAGGGGTATCGATGGAACCATGGCGCCGTAGAACCGACCCTGATCGAACTGAAGGACGGTAGAATATGGATGATCGCCCGCACCGCACAAGATGAACATTTCGAGAGCTTCTCCGAGGATGGGGGAGAGACGTGGAGCCAATTGAAACCATCGCCTTTTTATGGAACCATTACCATGCCTACGATCAATCGCCTGCAAGATGGACGATTGCTTTTTATTTGGAACAACACAACCCCTTTGCCTGAAAAAGAGGACGCCGATGGGGAGTGGGAAGATGTTTTTACCAATCGTGATGTCTTGCATGCCGCCATTTCGAATGACGATGGAAGAACCTGGAAGGGTTTCAGGGAGTTGATCTTAAACCCAAATCGGAACGATAGCGATTACGCGGAGGCTGATCAGCGCTTGAGCCTGGACATGAGCGTCCACCAGAATCAATCGGTAGAATTGCCGGACGGAAAGGTCCTGGTTTCCCTTGGCCAGCATAAAGAACATCGTAAATTATTGATTTTCGACCCAGACTGGCTATCCGAAACCTCAAGGGAGGATGATTTTTCATCCGGGCTCGTTCACTGGAGCACCTTTCTGTATAAAAAAGGAATCGTCGGCCATTGTGCCTACAACAGGGAAAAGGGCGCTGAACTGGTTCCGAATCCAATCGCCCCTGACGAGCAGGTATTGAAGATTGCCAGGACGGACAATAAGGAGCTTGAGATAGCAAACCAGGGAGCGGTCTGGAATTTTCCAGCGCTGCAAAAAGGCCGTTTTGAAACTTCGGTCTATATTCCCGAGGACAGTAAAGGCGGAAGAATAAGTCTTACGGACCGCTGGTTCAACCCATCCGACACGACGGCATACAAGTTTGCAATGTACAATTTTCAGGTATCGCAACTGCGGAAAAGCAAATGGCATACCCTAATTTTTGAATATAACCTTACAGACCAGAACCCGAGTTGCCGGGTAACGGATAAAAGAGGCAGAGAAATAGCCACCCTGCCCTTAAATCACGGCAATCGAAATGGCATCAGCTATGTCCATTTTATTTCAACGGCCAAACATGTAGATGGAGACGGATTCTTGATCGGTAAAGTTAAGAGCGGTCGATGA